From Paenibacillus sp. V4I7, one genomic window encodes:
- a CDS encoding UDP-N-acetylmuramoyl-L-alanyl-D-glutamate--2,6-diaminopimelate ligase: protein MKLTALLERLFVKQIKGDTTNIEITNIAIDSRKIKPDGLFICLTGTQMDGHQFITEAISNGAISILVEIEVKCPPGVTLIHVPDTRRAMAIISDYYYGQCSNPLKLIGITGTNGKTTTTHLIEKMLSDNGKKAGLIGTLYTKVGDFVEKTVNTTPEAIEIQRYFNMMLELKAQYAVLEVSSHSLEMGRVRGCNFKTAVFTNLTHDHLDYHQTLENYLDAKSLLFSQMGNTYTDEPKFAVLNADDPASKNLAKKSAVQVLTYGIEAKADVQARDIELRTEGTFLTVDTLIGSMTIHLKLLGKFNVYNALAAISVGIVEHIPLEGIKNSLEAFHGVDGRFQPVFAGQNFSLIVDYAHNPNGLENVLKTARELTKGKLYCVVGCEGDRDKFKRPIMGNIAVTYSDKAIFTSDNPRSENPNTIINDILEGLRSNNISEDRYITIPDRREAIRKAIEFATDANDCIIIAGKGHETHQIIKNEHIPFNDIEVAVELICTMCPSTGYEHAEAIRGGRHMTTPPNKERHLLHPAIKKRSPSRVNA, encoded by the coding sequence TTGAAGCTCACTGCTCTATTAGAACGGTTATTTGTAAAGCAAATAAAAGGCGACACTACTAATATAGAAATTACAAATATCGCAATCGACTCTCGAAAAATAAAACCTGACGGATTATTTATTTGTTTGACGGGAACTCAAATGGATGGGCATCAGTTTATCACTGAAGCGATTTCCAATGGAGCTATTTCGATATTAGTAGAAATTGAAGTGAAATGTCCTCCTGGTGTTACGCTTATTCATGTCCCAGATACCAGGAGAGCGATGGCAATTATATCTGATTATTATTATGGTCAATGTTCGAATCCGTTAAAGCTGATTGGTATTACAGGCACGAATGGAAAAACAACTACAACCCATTTAATTGAAAAAATGTTATCGGACAACGGAAAAAAAGCCGGACTTATCGGTACTCTGTATACGAAAGTTGGCGATTTTGTTGAAAAAACAGTTAATACAACGCCAGAAGCGATTGAAATTCAAAGATATTTTAACATGATGTTAGAGTTAAAAGCCCAGTATGCCGTCCTTGAAGTATCCTCTCATTCTCTGGAAATGGGGAGGGTTAGAGGCTGTAACTTTAAAACAGCTGTTTTTACAAATTTAACGCACGATCATTTGGATTATCATCAAACCTTAGAAAATTATCTTGATGCTAAATCTTTGCTTTTTTCCCAAATGGGAAATACTTACACAGATGAACCTAAATTTGCAGTATTAAATGCCGATGACCCTGCTTCTAAAAATTTGGCTAAAAAATCAGCTGTTCAAGTCTTAACTTACGGAATTGAAGCTAAAGCAGATGTGCAAGCAAGAGATATCGAATTAAGAACAGAAGGCACCTTTTTGACTGTTGATACTTTAATAGGAAGTATGACAATCCATTTGAAACTTCTCGGGAAATTTAATGTATATAATGCGCTTGCAGCAATATCCGTAGGAATTGTTGAACATATTCCATTAGAGGGTATTAAAAATAGCTTGGAAGCATTTCATGGGGTTGATGGAAGATTCCAACCCGTATTTGCCGGACAAAATTTTTCATTAATCGTGGATTACGCTCACAATCCGAACGGATTAGAAAATGTATTAAAAACTGCAAGAGAACTTACTAAGGGGAAATTGTATTGTGTTGTAGGTTGCGAAGGTGATCGGGATAAGTTTAAACGTCCTATTATGGGTAATATTGCAGTTACTTATTCGGATAAAGCTATTTTCACATCGGATAACCCACGCTCGGAAAACCCAAATACCATTATCAATGACATACTTGAAGGCCTTAGGTCAAACAACATATCAGAAGACCGTTACATTACGATTCCGGATCGAAGAGAAGCCATTCGAAAAGCAATTGAATTCGCCACGGATGCAAACGATTGTATTATTATTGCAGGAAAGGGCCACGAAACACATCAGATCATTAAAAATGAACATATTCCATTTAACGATATTGAAGTTGCTGTGGAATTGATATGTACAATGTGCCCGTCAACCGGGTATGAGCATGCTGAAGCAATAAGGGGTGGCCGTCATATGACAACCCCGCCTAACAAAGAAAGACACCTCCTCCACCCTGCTATAAAAAAGCGTTCACCCAGTAGAGTGAACGCCTAA
- a CDS encoding sulfite exporter TauE/SafE family protein: MFDLSNWQIVIIVIVGVCVGFAKTGVSTMGIFNAMLMTVIFPAKLSVGILLPMLIAGDLMAVAYYRKNVIWKHLIRLIPWVLLGVIGGYFVLLKTGNDQLKLLLGSLIFGIILLQVIKDSAGVCRNRRMVLSACESH, encoded by the coding sequence ATGTTTGATTTGAGCAATTGGCAAATCGTCATCATCGTTATCGTGGGGGTTTGCGTCGGTTTTGCGAAGACGGGCGTTTCCACAATGGGAATTTTTAATGCCATGCTCATGACTGTTATTTTTCCGGCAAAGCTGTCAGTAGGTATCTTACTGCCTATGCTGATTGCCGGGGATTTAATGGCGGTTGCCTATTACCGCAAAAATGTGATATGGAAGCATTTAATTAGACTGATTCCATGGGTGTTATTGGGCGTAATTGGCGGCTATTTCGTTTTGCTGAAAACGGGTAATGATCAATTAAAGCTCCTGTTGGGATCCCTAATATTTGGCATCATCCTGCTTCAAGTTATCAAAGACTCGGCAGGAGTTTGTCGGAACAGGCGCATGGTTCTTTCTGCTTGTGAATCTCATTAA
- a CDS encoding phosphoenolpyruvate hydrolase family protein: MAIPRQEIVNRLRSQVEQGLFIVGAGAGTGLSAKCAEAGGVDMIIIYNSGRYRMAGRGSLAGLMPYGDANQIVVEMGGEVLPIVEDTPVLAGVCGTDPFRLMDVYLKQLKEMGFSGVQNFPTVGLIDGTFRQNLEETGMGYSLEVEMIRKAHELDLLTTPYVFNEEDAIVMARAGADVLVAHVGLTTKGSIGAKTALSLDESADLVQRIYDAGKSVNPDILVICHGGPISEPEDVDYVLSKTKGIAGFFGASSVERLPTEIAITEQVKKFKSLSKK; encoded by the coding sequence ATGGCGATACCGAGACAAGAAATAGTAAACCGATTGCGTTCTCAAGTGGAACAAGGCCTTTTCATCGTTGGCGCTGGGGCTGGAACAGGTTTATCGGCAAAATGTGCTGAAGCGGGCGGTGTAGATATGATCATCATCTATAATTCGGGCAGGTACCGGATGGCAGGCCGAGGTTCATTAGCCGGATTGATGCCGTATGGAGATGCCAACCAAATCGTAGTTGAAATGGGAGGCGAGGTTCTTCCTATTGTCGAGGATACACCTGTGCTGGCAGGGGTTTGCGGCACAGATCCGTTCCGTCTGATGGATGTCTATTTGAAGCAGTTGAAAGAAATGGGCTTCTCCGGCGTTCAAAACTTCCCGACGGTAGGTCTGATCGACGGGACGTTCCGGCAAAATTTAGAAGAAACCGGGATGGGATATAGCTTGGAAGTGGAGATGATCCGTAAAGCTCATGAATTGGATTTATTGACTACTCCATACGTTTTCAACGAAGAGGATGCCATCGTAATGGCTAGGGCTGGAGCGGATGTGCTTGTTGCGCATGTTGGTCTGACGACCAAAGGAAGCATAGGAGCGAAGACGGCATTATCGCTCGATGAATCGGCTGACCTCGTTCAGCGCATCTATGATGCCGGGAAAAGCGTGAATCCGGATATACTGGTTATCTGTCATGGCGGTCCGATCTCGGAGCCGGAGGACGTAGACTACGTTCTTAGCAAAACCAAAGGGATTGCCGGATTTTTCGGAGCATCCAGCGTAGAACGGCTTCCTACTGAAATAGCGATCACCGAGCAGGTGAAAAAATTTAAAAGTTTAAGCAAAAAATAA
- a CDS encoding extracellular solute-binding protein has translation MMKGSKKQASAALLSIVALFTAACSGSQGGTDTKPEASKMEAPVTLNILSNFSIAQPPGPDNPVTKEFEKKTNTKLNITWISDGVFNDKLNVLLASGDLPDLIKLPDTTSIPQFQTMVKQGAFWDLTPFLKEYKHLMESPKQIWDNTKINGKNYVVPIVRPLEVGGLAIRRDWLDKLGLKMPTTMDELYTVMKTFKEKEPDGKKDTYGYTMRGNDIIDNIYNGSNGKWKVVNGKLVDVTLEPTMREALLFKKRLFDEGLIPPDFAVMKDNQYWDLATSGRAGMTTETIEALWRWTYDQWKRDPKVTWEPLVSVAASQGQFTGQGSGMIGVAAIPKSVSEAKVKKILSLLDFGASAEGHVLSNYGIEGVHHKKEDGFYVTNDQGVKDSLGPGAFGKLFMKYDPYMYAFAPGMPKDVFERNKKIIDAKSKISLPNSAVGLVSETNLKVGSDFTKKINDMKTQVIMGKSNIDAWDKLVAELKQDANYQKIIQEMNASYKERLASK, from the coding sequence ATGATGAAAGGCTCAAAGAAACAGGCATCTGCTGCTTTGCTTTCGATTGTAGCGCTATTCACTGCAGCATGTTCCGGCAGTCAAGGAGGGACAGACACGAAGCCGGAGGCAAGCAAGATGGAGGCGCCCGTCACCCTCAATATCTTAAGCAATTTCTCGATTGCACAGCCGCCAGGACCAGATAATCCGGTGACGAAGGAATTTGAAAAAAAGACGAATACTAAACTGAATATCACCTGGATTTCTGATGGTGTGTTTAACGACAAGCTGAATGTTTTGCTCGCTTCGGGGGATCTTCCCGATCTCATCAAGCTGCCGGATACGACTTCGATTCCGCAGTTTCAGACGATGGTCAAACAGGGCGCCTTCTGGGACCTCACGCCGTTTCTTAAAGAATATAAACATTTAATGGAATCACCTAAGCAAATTTGGGACAACACCAAAATAAACGGTAAAAACTATGTTGTTCCTATCGTAAGACCCTTAGAAGTCGGGGGGCTAGCGATTCGCCGGGATTGGCTGGATAAATTAGGCTTAAAAATGCCGACAACGATGGATGAATTGTATACAGTCATGAAAACATTCAAAGAAAAAGAACCGGACGGAAAAAAGGACACGTATGGGTATACGATGCGTGGAAACGATATCATCGACAACATCTATAATGGCTCCAATGGGAAATGGAAGGTCGTTAACGGCAAATTAGTCGACGTGACCCTGGAGCCGACGATGCGGGAAGCTCTTCTTTTCAAGAAGCGGCTGTTTGACGAAGGGCTTATTCCTCCGGATTTTGCAGTCATGAAGGACAATCAATACTGGGATTTGGCGACTAGCGGGCGCGCCGGGATGACAACTGAGACGATTGAAGCGTTATGGCGCTGGACTTACGACCAATGGAAGAGAGATCCCAAAGTTACGTGGGAGCCCTTAGTTTCTGTAGCAGCTTCACAAGGGCAATTCACTGGACAGGGTTCAGGCATGATCGGCGTGGCGGCCATCCCGAAATCCGTTTCCGAAGCGAAGGTGAAAAAAATATTGTCCCTGCTCGATTTCGGCGCTTCGGCGGAAGGTCACGTATTATCCAATTATGGAATTGAAGGCGTGCATCATAAAAAAGAAGACGGATTTTATGTTACTAATGATCAAGGCGTTAAAGACAGTTTGGGCCCTGGTGCGTTCGGCAAGCTTTTCATGAAGTACGATCCCTATATGTATGCGTTTGCGCCTGGTATGCCGAAGGATGTATTCGAACGAAATAAGAAAATCATCGATGCCAAATCCAAAATCAGCCTGCCTAATTCTGCCGTCGGATTGGTTTCAGAAACGAACCTGAAGGTTGGTTCTGACTTCACCAAGAAAATCAATGACATGAAAACACAGGTCATTATGGGCAAATCCAATATCGACGCATGGGATAAATTAGTTGCCGAACTTAAGCAAGACGCCAACTATCAGAAGATTATTCAAGAAATGAATGCGTCGTATAAAGAACGTTTGGCATCTAAGTAA
- a CDS encoding sugar phosphate isomerase/epimerase, protein MSIKLAFSRPTSTVEEQTLLFQQYRAVGYDGLQLKGPQYSPYLNEPERFKEAWGQLPGVGSALITGGRLDEAGTQQLRNVFRFASGIGTDLVVYCHGVPRAEVTSEDIRGYGDAFSELGLEAQQQYGVKLSLHHHHNNPVMYREDFDIFFDRIQDQSIGLTVDTAHLVKSGVHDVAELIRSFGHVIDNFHLKDFEQGDWKVLGEGAIDFKPIFGAIKAINYKGWMSADEESGGEVLEGMKACYTYMCNAMK, encoded by the coding sequence ATGAGTATAAAGTTGGCTTTTTCCAGACCCACTTCCACAGTGGAGGAACAGACGCTTCTTTTTCAACAATATAGAGCGGTTGGCTATGACGGACTGCAACTGAAAGGCCCGCAATATAGCCCCTATCTTAACGAGCCAGAAAGATTCAAGGAAGCATGGGGGCAATTACCGGGGGTGGGCTCGGCGCTCATTACAGGCGGGAGATTGGATGAGGCGGGCACCCAGCAGCTTAGGAACGTATTTCGGTTTGCCTCCGGAATCGGTACGGATCTAGTCGTATACTGCCATGGGGTTCCCAGAGCTGAAGTTACATCTGAGGATATTCGTGGGTATGGGGATGCGTTTTCGGAATTGGGCCTTGAAGCACAGCAGCAGTACGGCGTGAAGCTTTCCCTGCACCATCATCACAACAATCCGGTAATGTACCGTGAAGATTTTGATATCTTCTTTGACCGGATCCAAGATCAATCCATCGGTTTGACCGTGGATACTGCGCATTTGGTGAAGTCTGGCGTCCACGACGTAGCTGAGTTGATCCGCAGCTTTGGCCACGTGATCGATAACTTTCATCTCAAGGACTTTGAGCAAGGGGATTGGAAAGTACTCGGTGAAGGAGCCATCGATTTCAAACCGATTTTCGGAGCGATTAAAGCGATTAACTATAAAGGCTGGATGTCGGCAGATGAAGAAAGCGGCGGCGAAGTGCTTGAGGGCATGAAGGCTTGTTATACGTATATGTGCAACGCAATGAAGTAA
- a CDS encoding ABC transporter ATP-binding protein: MEMLKVSHLSKTYGKEVMYHALNQISFSIEPGEFVGVMGPSGSGKTTLLNMISTVDQPTTGDILIKGLNPLHFKGDKLALFRRRELGFVFQDFNLLDTLTIGENVVLPLTLDGISVTEQDRRLHRIAKTLRIEHLLDKRTYEVSGGEAQRAAIARAIIHNPSLLLADEPTGNLDSKTARTVMELFEKINKEQQLTTIMVTHDPVAASYCGRIIFIKDGTIYNEIHSGGSRLLFYQQIIDVLSLLGGAAHGV, from the coding sequence ATGGAAATGTTAAAAGTCAGCCATTTAAGTAAAACCTACGGCAAAGAAGTGATGTATCATGCTTTAAATCAAATAAGCTTTTCCATTGAACCTGGAGAATTTGTCGGAGTGATGGGACCATCGGGCAGCGGCAAGACTACGTTGTTAAATATGATCTCTACGGTCGATCAACCCACAACAGGAGACATTCTGATTAAAGGTCTCAATCCGTTACATTTTAAGGGAGATAAACTAGCTCTCTTTAGACGCAGGGAGCTTGGTTTTGTATTTCAAGATTTTAACTTGCTCGATACTTTAACCATTGGAGAGAATGTGGTTTTGCCCCTTACCTTGGATGGGATCTCGGTTACAGAGCAGGATAGAAGACTGCACAGAATCGCCAAAACTCTGCGCATAGAGCATCTGCTGGACAAAAGAACCTATGAAGTCTCCGGAGGCGAAGCTCAAAGAGCGGCTATTGCCAGAGCCATCATTCATAATCCCTCTCTCCTCTTGGCAGATGAACCAACCGGAAATTTGGACTCCAAAACAGCAAGAACCGTCATGGAACTTTTTGAGAAGATCAATAAAGAACAGCAGCTGACCACGATTATGGTGACGCATGACCCTGTGGCAGCCAGTTATTGCGGCCGGATCATATTTATTAAAGACGGCACCATCTATAATGAAATTCATAGCGGAGGGAGCAGGCTGCTGTTCTATCAACAGATCATCGATGTACTTTCGCTTTTAGGAGGAGCTGCTCATGGAGTTTAA
- a CDS encoding Tm-1-like ATP-binding domain-containing protein translates to MGKKAILIGALDTKGLEFQFVKDALQACGTDTFVIDTGVLGDPLFEPDVSADEVARAGGSSIEELRTQNDRGTAVAVMTQGAANIAVQLEKKGIVGGMLGMGGTAGTTVAASAMQALPIGVPKLLVSTVASGNTRPYVGVKDIMMMYSVVDIAGINRLSRRILSNAAYALAGMIRHTGLEQETADEKVTLGITMFGVTTPCATRVREILEKKGYDLLVFHATGTGGLAMEELIKAGYIKGVADITTTELADELVGGIFSAGPNRLEAAGAAGIPQVVSVGALDMVNFGPPDTVPAPFKERIFYQHNPTTTLMRTTVSENRELGRILADKLNKGTAPTIVVFPKAGVSLLDIAGKAFEGKEERCALYEGIKQHLRSDIPMIEMEQDINGPAVADVIAEHLLKLLEHKKEG, encoded by the coding sequence GTGGGGAAAAAAGCCATATTAATTGGAGCTTTGGATACGAAAGGGCTCGAATTTCAATTCGTGAAAGATGCGCTGCAAGCGTGTGGAACGGATACCTTTGTTATCGATACCGGCGTGCTGGGAGATCCTTTGTTCGAGCCGGATGTCTCCGCAGATGAAGTAGCAAGAGCAGGAGGATCCAGCATAGAGGAACTGCGAACGCAGAACGACCGTGGAACAGCTGTTGCTGTTATGACCCAAGGTGCAGCAAATATCGCGGTTCAATTAGAGAAGAAGGGGATAGTCGGCGGTATGTTAGGGATGGGCGGGACTGCAGGAACAACGGTAGCTGCTTCAGCCATGCAGGCTCTTCCTATCGGCGTGCCGAAGCTGCTTGTTTCTACCGTTGCATCTGGGAATACAAGGCCCTATGTGGGCGTAAAGGACATTATGATGATGTACTCCGTTGTAGACATCGCCGGCATTAACCGACTGTCCCGGCGAATATTAAGCAATGCTGCCTATGCATTAGCCGGGATGATTCGGCACACAGGGTTGGAGCAGGAGACAGCGGATGAGAAAGTCACGCTGGGCATCACAATGTTCGGAGTGACAACGCCATGCGCGACCCGCGTGAGGGAAATCCTGGAGAAGAAGGGCTACGATCTGCTTGTATTCCATGCGACCGGAACAGGCGGCCTTGCGATGGAGGAGTTGATCAAGGCCGGTTATATTAAGGGTGTTGCTGACATTACTACCACAGAATTAGCCGATGAGTTGGTCGGCGGCATTTTTAGTGCCGGACCTAACCGTCTAGAAGCTGCGGGTGCTGCCGGAATTCCGCAGGTTGTCTCGGTGGGAGCGCTCGATATGGTCAATTTCGGGCCTCCAGACACCGTCCCGGCACCATTCAAAGAGCGAATCTTTTACCAGCATAACCCGACCACAACATTGATGAGAACGACGGTTTCAGAGAACCGCGAATTGGGACGGATTTTGGCTGATAAGTTGAATAAAGGCACAGCACCGACCATCGTCGTGTTCCCGAAAGCCGGAGTTTCCTTGCTGGACATAGCAGGAAAGGCATTTGAAGGAAAGGAAGAGCGATGCGCCCTGTACGAAGGAATCAAGCAGCACCTTCGTTCAGACATTCCTATGATTGAAATGGAACAAGACATCAATGGTCCTGCAGTCGCAGACGTGATTGCAGAGCATTTACTCAAGTTGTTGGAACATAAGAAAGAAGGGTAG
- a CDS encoding ABC transporter permease, translating into MEFKQFATRNVLRNGKAYFAYFLSTIISVTLFFSLTTFILHPDKGTFKSYIKVSLLGAEMIAYLFLFFFVFYSISVLLKKRYKEFGILYMLGTSRRQLLKMISIENMIISVAATIGGIVTGLVFSKLFLTIIEKLLRLPSLPFYFPIKAILITLVCFLLLGMFVSLFTSWIVKEKDILRLLKATKAPKPAPKFSQLIAVFGFLLLIAGYALSFVPIKGNLGNFILFIIGMVVIATYLLFSQFSVFAIALLKKNRSYYLRNTNLIWVSNLFYRIRDNARMFFIITITSTAAVILSGASYAFWTNTLNDIEERHPLAFTYQIFGKNPSAAEEIRFIEDQLKKNHFPYEKIVVDIKYLIQEDGSGLPLMKASVYNQFAKQLNLKTVSIREQEAIIIVPPEENDGINRLAIEGNSIRITEEIRAKLLHDQFYAIYVVDDRLFDRIEATEESQPQYEFHVKDWSGTYVVYDEYEKKYGDNQTSLFLSKSHIYETEKRAYGTIMFLSIFLGIIFFVASGSFIYNKFYMDQETDKQKYKQLHKIGVTFKEIKKVVSIEIGVLFLFPYIVATMHSAVALGALQRLFKIEVGAAAVTVMGIFLLLQIVYFLFIRRNYLNVIKKHLTFS; encoded by the coding sequence ATGGAGTTTAAACAGTTTGCGACGAGAAATGTCCTGCGCAACGGAAAGGCCTATTTCGCTTATTTCTTAAGTACAATTATATCCGTTACCTTATTTTTCTCTCTGACCACGTTTATTCTTCACCCCGATAAAGGAACATTCAAATCCTATATCAAGGTATCCCTTTTGGGTGCGGAAATGATTGCCTATTTATTTTTGTTTTTCTTTGTCTTTTATTCGATCAGTGTATTATTAAAAAAGAGGTATAAGGAATTCGGCATCCTATATATGCTAGGCACATCGAGGAGGCAGCTTCTCAAGATGATCTCCATTGAAAATATGATCATCAGTGTCGCGGCAACAATCGGCGGCATCGTTACGGGTCTGGTGTTCTCAAAACTATTTTTGACGATCATCGAGAAGCTGCTGAGGCTTCCTTCCTTGCCGTTTTATTTTCCGATAAAAGCGATTCTTATTACGCTTGTATGCTTCTTGCTGCTCGGCATGTTCGTCTCATTATTCACATCATGGATCGTAAAGGAAAAAGATATCTTACGTCTGCTTAAAGCAACGAAGGCCCCTAAGCCCGCTCCTAAATTTTCTCAACTTATTGCGGTTTTTGGCTTCCTTCTACTAATTGCCGGATATGCATTATCATTTGTTCCAATAAAAGGAAATCTAGGGAATTTTATTTTATTTATTATAGGCATGGTCGTCATAGCTACTTATTTGTTATTTTCGCAGTTCAGCGTTTTTGCGATCGCTTTATTAAAAAAGAACAGGTCCTATTATTTAAGAAACACCAATCTGATCTGGGTATCCAATTTGTTCTATCGAATACGGGACAATGCCAGGATGTTTTTCATCATTACCATCACATCTACAGCTGCTGTAATATTGAGCGGCGCCTCCTATGCCTTTTGGACGAATACATTAAATGATATAGAAGAGCGACATCCGCTGGCTTTTACTTATCAAATTTTCGGTAAAAATCCTTCCGCCGCTGAGGAGATCCGATTTATTGAAGATCAGTTAAAGAAAAACCATTTTCCATATGAAAAAATAGTTGTAGACATTAAATATCTTATCCAAGAGGACGGGTCTGGTTTACCCTTAATGAAAGCAAGCGTTTATAATCAATTCGCCAAGCAATTAAACTTGAAAACCGTGTCTATCCGTGAACAAGAAGCGATTATAATCGTACCCCCCGAGGAAAACGACGGCATAAACCGCCTAGCGATTGAAGGAAATAGCATCCGAATAACAGAAGAAATACGTGCGAAGCTATTGCATGATCAATTTTATGCGATATATGTCGTTGACGATCGGCTATTTGATCGCATTGAAGCCACAGAAGAATCCCAGCCTCAGTATGAGTTTCATGTCAAGGATTGGTCCGGCACTTATGTCGTCTATGACGAATATGAGAAGAAATATGGAGATAATCAGACTTCGCTATTTTTGTCCAAATCCCATATTTATGAAACTGAAAAAAGAGCATACGGCACGATTATGTTCTTATCGATATTCTTAGGCATCATCTTCTTCGTGGCTTCAGGAAGCTTTATCTACAACAAATTTTACATGGATCAGGAAACCGATAAACAGAAATATAAGCAATTGCATAAAATCGGTGTAACGTTTAAAGAAATAAAAAAAGTTGTTTCGATCGAAATTGGCGTATTGTTCTTGTTTCCGTACATCGTGGCAACCATGCATTCCGCCGTTGCTTTAGGAGCTCTGCAAAGGCTATTTAAAATAGAAGTCGGCGCAGCAGCGGTTACCGTTATGGGCATCTTCTTGCTCCTTCAGATCGTTTATTTCTTGTTCATTAGAAGGAATTATTTGAATGTGATAAAAAAGCATCTAACCTTTAGCTGA
- a CDS encoding cupin domain-containing protein — protein sequence MATITDLRKQDKARVLDMDWGKIQWLCGQEIDPDSEMTFGMVYINAGQSNPRHVHPNCEEIIFILSGECDHTLGDETFHLEPGMMLRIPRNVPHNATTTSWEPCRMIITYSAPDRQTIGE from the coding sequence ATGGCTACCATTACGGATTTGAGAAAGCAAGACAAGGCACGTGTATTGGATATGGATTGGGGAAAGATTCAATGGCTTTGCGGCCAAGAAATAGATCCGGACAGCGAAATGACCTTTGGTATGGTTTATATTAACGCGGGTCAATCGAATCCCAGACATGTGCATCCGAACTGCGAAGAAATCATCTTTATACTATCCGGAGAATGCGACCATACTCTGGGAGACGAAACCTTTCATCTGGAACCGGGCATGATGTTGCGAATTCCACGCAATGTGCCCCATAATGCAACCACGACAAGTTGGGAGCCGTGCCGTATGATTATCACGTACTCAGCACCAGACCGCCAGACCATTGGCGAATAA
- a CDS encoding helix-turn-helix domain-containing protein, which yields MQLGDKIKKLRKEQNWNLTEIADICGFSKSLLSKIENGKTMPPISTLIKIADALGTTVSILLDDQQQSGTIHTTKEKSQSKLVKTEKGYSFFAFAVERGDKLMQPFLFVSRKDEHDSRHIFSHNGEEFIFILEGQMKYKVGNVEYTLGPGDSLYFDSIEKHTISPITSEVKYVAVFTQSKLGTKM from the coding sequence ATGCAACTTGGGGATAAAATTAAGAAGCTGCGGAAAGAACAAAATTGGAATTTGACAGAGATTGCCGATATTTGCGGGTTTTCTAAAAGCTTGTTGTCCAAAATAGAAAACGGGAAGACGATGCCGCCTATTTCAACCCTGATCAAGATCGCCGACGCATTAGGAACTACAGTCTCAATTCTTTTGGATGATCAACAGCAATCAGGCACGATTCATACAACAAAAGAAAAAAGCCAATCCAAATTAGTGAAAACGGAAAAAGGCTATTCCTTTTTCGCATTTGCCGTTGAGCGCGGAGACAAGCTTATGCAGCCGTTTCTATTTGTCTCAAGGAAAGATGAACATGACAGCAGACATATTTTCAGTCACAATGGGGAAGAGTTTATATTTATTCTCGAGGGCCAAATGAAATATAAAGTCGGAAACGTAGAATATACCTTGGGTCCGGGAGACAGTCTGTATTTCGATTCGATAGAAAAGCATACCATAAGTCCAATTACGAGCGAAGTAAAGTATGTAGCTGTGTTTACCCAATCCAAGTTGGGTACTAAGATGTAG